Proteins from a single region of Chitinivibrionales bacterium:
- a CDS encoding GxxExxY protein, with amino-acid sequence MENFPFKDETFKINGACFEVYNEMGSGFLESVYQESLEIEFENQSIPYISQPEIRIKFKKRELKSKYKPDFLCYDRIVVELKSVSKLTDEHRAQILNYLKATNMKIGLLINFGHFPKLEYERFIL; translated from the coding sequence ATGGAGAACTTTCCTTTTAAGGATGAAACCTTTAAAATTAATGGCGCTTGTTTTGAAGTTTATAATGAAATGGGTTCTGGATTTCTGGAATCTGTCTATCAGGAAAGCCTTGAAATTGAGTTTGAGAATCAAAGTATACCTTATATATCGCAACCAGAAATTCGTATTAAATTTAAAAAAAGGGAATTAAAATCGAAGTACAAGCCGGATTTCCTTTGCTATGATAGAATAGTTGTCGAACTGAAATCCGTCAGCAAGTTAACCGATGAACATCGTGCACAAATATTAAATTATCTAAAAGCAACAAATATGAAAATCGGCCTATTGATAAATTTCGGCCATTTCCCAAAACTTGAATATGAACGTTTTATATTATAA